The following proteins are co-located in the Barnesiella propionica genome:
- a CDS encoding DUF5996 family protein produces MKKFLNYTQWQNAADTLHMLLQITGKIKLDRCYKQPEWSHIRQYLTIDGITTGIMPGDESPFEILVNLRKHYIRLRNATGKEIRIPLENEVSISEYYKQISQALKHIGSPTRIFVRPQEFYDSIDFDKDEKHASYDKYAVNLFLDNLHFAYLALKEFMSPFRGKVTYPAYYFGTMDLSGIIYSGESEPFETTDKISLHAFDERSCEFGFWPGDPIFHKPSFYVMPYPFISSIDHYGNILRPDQAVFKPEKKEFFLTLEDVFRHDLPTEAVIEFFKSSFTILQQLKKWNNFDWITHPLSYS; encoded by the coding sequence ATGAAAAAATTCTTAAATTATACCCAGTGGCAAAATGCCGCCGATACTCTGCACATGTTATTACAAATAACGGGTAAAATAAAATTGGATCGTTGCTATAAACAGCCCGAATGGTCACATATACGGCAATATCTCACTATTGACGGCATAACTACCGGAATCATGCCGGGAGACGAATCGCCCTTTGAGATACTGGTAAATCTACGTAAACATTATATCAGATTACGAAACGCCACAGGAAAAGAAATACGCATCCCGCTGGAAAATGAAGTATCTATATCGGAATACTACAAACAAATATCTCAAGCTTTAAAACACATAGGTTCACCTACTCGCATTTTTGTACGTCCTCAGGAATTTTACGATTCCATCGATTTTGATAAAGACGAAAAACATGCATCTTATGATAAATATGCCGTAAACTTATTCCTGGATAATCTGCATTTTGCCTATTTAGCATTAAAAGAGTTCATGTCTCCTTTCCGGGGAAAAGTCACTTATCCGGCATATTATTTCGGTACGATGGATCTCTCCGGAATTATTTACAGTGGCGAGTCTGAACCCTTCGAAACAACCGATAAAATATCTCTACATGCTTTTGACGAAAGAAGTTGTGAATTCGGTTTTTGGCCGGGAGACCCTATCTTCCACAAACCCTCTTTTTATGTCATGCCTTATCCCTTCATATCGAGTATCGATCATTATGGTAATATACTGCGTCCCGATCAAGCCGTATTCAAACCGGAAAAAAAGGAATTTTTCCTCACTTTGGAAGATGTTTTTAGACATGATCTGCCTACCGAAGCCGTTATCGAATTCTTTAAAAGCAGTTTTACCATTCTACAACAATTAAAAAAATGGAATAATTTCGACTGGATTACTCATCCATTAAGTTATTCTTAA